A portion of the Homalodisca vitripennis isolate AUS2020 chromosome 2, UT_GWSS_2.1, whole genome shotgun sequence genome contains these proteins:
- the LOC124354975 gene encoding uncharacterized protein LOC124354975 encodes MSVKKGSAVVIKPYYDGLLLSGMQDVAGDGLSVLSIKEKHNNCRFTEDPESKCPVISCARGLKARNSFWNLLKPDLRKVRGLECSTTESVAHMFHKHNLKNAAKPSYKRRVLRLLESLVSNKPKSQQRPQSLVQNEAASWPINKSVLASICQEKEMKSNGIFQFAAESSSNNHSITENQSSKSRASTDLVDNTTDYITGKETCTYTMETSKFDFAALETQKSEVWTNVEQLSGAIGVQTYNVASPHLAFDRIADLVQEVSNTPSHQVFHPCSKESSHTKLENECDETTEIKEGELVSPLIDYSNRPSTTKPLVDSEDDSRQLQDLETCENSSSKMVQSIFVEMFKEMQDIEDYINSYISSFCPLEEEFENHPVLDVPSERALHFLEQVHSPTKVTTSHDKNNVLHSKNYRDKNRELCRLEIKQHAKLHEHLEPVSSEMSECSCIFAKDGMKNEMEQLETVTSNEISNKINETGCVLYPESCSTPYESDDKQNGYCYWEDIETYDLKGESEVLVSEIQLPIGNTSLINVEFFENIWKEITDSIDKDIAYRHEERLASLLPRDKMFIQEIQSTEPLDRILMEEAENIKHTIDNFITNECFPCQNNDNYPDCSILEINNENFDSVFLRESPNSSQSLKSLPNEEVLRESQAECKVSETEFQVFRYFQHLSDNTSNLSLFPEDELKDGENISLSDLRKRNTGITGNISEDNLTDNEEYYFNASNISSISIIEIVDTETKKKVPQTNVSVPGFSGDAKSSVEPIPLLNEIKIELAPSFSDLTFDVVSVGGVKIKQEIPSDLNLEICDSIKNSTLSPSNHDPDIVIKLENVVDEIDEVTNNTNTLKQQKINEDSLFEDANFQKCFS; translated from the exons ATGTCTGTCAAG AAGGGTTCTGCAGTGGTGATCAAGCCGTACTACGACGGTCTGCTGTTATCAGGAATGCAGGATGTGGCAGGTGACGGCTTGTCAGTGTTGTCCATCAAAGAAAAGCATAACAACTGTCGCTTTACTGAAGATCCCGAGTCTAAGTGTCCTGTCATCAGCTGTGCCCGAGGTCTTAAG GCTCGGAACTCATTCTGGAATCTCCTCAAACCAGACCTGAGGAAAGTGAGAGGACTGGAGTGTTCCACGACAGAGAGTGTAGCTCACATGTTCCATAAACACAACTTGAAAAATGCTGCAAAACCTTCATACAAAAGGAGAGTATTGAG ATTACTGGAGTCACTGGTGTCTAACAAGCCAAAATCTCAGCAAAGACCTCAATCTCTGGTGCAGAATGAGGCAGCATCTTGGCCAATAAATAAAAGTGTGCTTGCCAGCATATGCCAAGAGAAAG AAATGAAATCAAATGGAATATTTCAGTTTGCAGCAGAAAGTTCAAGCAACAACCATAGTATAACAGAGAACCAGAGTAGCAAGAGCAGGGCTAGTACAGATCTTGTGGACAATACTACTGATTATATAACTGGAAAAGAAACTTGCACATACACAATGGAAACTTCAAAGTTTGACTTTGCAGCTTTGGAAACACAAAAAAGTGAGGTTTGGACCAATGTTGAACAATTATCTGGTGCTATTGGCGTACAGACATACAATGTGGCATCTCCACATCTAGCGTTTGATCGAATTGCAGATTTAGTTCAGGAAGTAAGTAATACACCATCACATCAGGTCTTCCATCCATGTTCCAAAGAAAGTAGTCACACAAAGTTGGAAAATGAATGCGACGAAACAACCGAAATTAAAGAGGGCGAACTAGTTTCACCATTGATTGACTATTCAAACAGGCCAAGCACAACTAAACCATTAGTCGACTCAGAGGATGACTCTCGACAATTACAAGATTTGGAAACTTGTGAAAACTCGTCATCGAAGATGGTACAGTCAATATTTGTGGAAATGTTCAAAGAAATGCAAGATATAGAAGACTATATCAATTCGTACATATCCTCTTTTTGTCCTCTTGAAGAAGAATTTGAAAACCACCCAGTGCTAGACGTGCCATCAGAGCGAGCCTTGCATTTCCTTGAACAGGTTCATAGTCCTACCAAAGTCACAACATCACATGATAAGAACAATGTGCTACACTCAAAAAATTATCGAGACAAAAATCGTGAGTTATGTAGGctagaaataaaacaacatgCAAAACTACATGAACATTTAGAGCCAGTGTCTTCAGAAATGAGTGAGTGTTCATGTATTTTTGCCAAAGATGGAATGAAGAATGAAATGGAACAATTAGAAACTGTAACATCAAACGAAATATCAAACAAGATTAATGAAACTGGTTGTGTATTGTATCCTGAAAGCTGTAGCACACCATATGAATCTGATGACAAGCAAAATGGGTACTGCTATTGGGAAGACATTGAGACGTATGATTTAAAAGGCGAATCAGAAGTTTTAGTATCAGAGATACAGTTGCCAATAGGTAATACGTCATTGATCAATGtggaattttttgaaaatatatggaaagaaATAACGGACAGTATTGATAAAGATATTGCATACAGGCATGAAGAAAGATTGGCTTCCCTTTTACCTAGAGATAAAATGTTCATTCAGGAAATCCAATCCACAGAACCTTTAGATCGGATTTTGATGGAAGAAgctgaaaatataaaacacacaattgATAATTTCATAACAAATGAGTGTTTTCCTTGCCAAAACAACGATAACTACCCTGATTGTTCCATATTAGAAATTAACAATGAAAACTTCGATAGTGTTTTTCTGAGGGAAAGTCCTAATAGTTCTCAAAGTCTAAAATCACTACCAAATGAAGAAGTTTTAAGAGAATCTCAGGCCGAATGTAAAGTATCAGAAACCGAATTCCAAGTGTTTCGTTACTTTCAACATTTATCAGATAATACTAGTAATTTATCTTTGTTTCCAGAAGATGAACTGAAGGATGGTGAAAATATTTCACTAAGCGATTTAAGAAAAAGAAATACAGGAATTACAGGAAACATAAGTGAGGATAATCTTACTGACaatgaagaatattattttaacgcCAGTAATATATCTTCAATTTCCATAATTGAAATTGTAGATACTGAGACTAAAAAAAAGGTTCCACAAACGAACGTGTCTGTTCCTGGTTTTTCAGGTGACGCAAAAAGCAGTGTAGAGCCAATTCCAttacttaatgaaataaaaattgagttgGCGCCTTCATTCAGTGATTTGACTTTTGATGTGGTCTCAGTTGgtggtgtaaaaataaaacaggagATACCAAGTGACCTGAATTTAGAAATATGTGATTCTATAAAAAATAGTACACTAAGTCCCTCTAACCATGATCCAGATATTGTAATCAAACTTGAGAATGTAGTTGATGAAATTGATGAAGtaacaaataatactaatacactaaaacaacaaaaaataaatgaagatAGTTTATTTGAAGATGCAAATTTCCAAAAGTGTTTTAGTTAA